The Onthophagus taurus isolate NC chromosome 2, IU_Otau_3.0, whole genome shotgun sequence genome includes a window with the following:
- the LOC111423602 gene encoding leucine-rich repeat-containing protein 27-like yields MASKIDVIYDGSQRNLSEVPRDLLELCNLQMLYLENNAIEYLPENIFQKLPRLTWLDLRNNRLKEIPSGVANHQCLDTILLEDNMLERLPNELGLCPNLLVLQVQGNPLVYPHKEILEKGALATCEYLKTQFEQKSNLHTSSELSLPSSTTAHHSQPLRRFANRKTITIQELLRKAAMAAKMMRNDNPVITVKGLSPKNSISTSIPTKPKPTPIEEPLEFRVKKKPVKFCPKASVSNAYYNSNKYLNVRKAKPNKERVIDQQIKDLWMEKLKEILEQQEQLLQQERNLKALKSWRFQKNMEPIRNTERPKLEVPYDTDPDYDKMIQREDLYKQVDTIVRKRRRFSKNVDMTKMISELVAQLKELEAQNEEAKERKELERSNVPLEGESTDNGAEMRAYELARAENEIRKILDLHKKVTNLQSMNDTAP; encoded by the exons ATGGCATCCAAAATTGATGTGATCTACGATGGATCTCAAAGGAATCTTTCCGAAGTGCCTCGTGATTTATTAGAATTGTGCAATTTGCAAATGTTGTATTTGGAGAATAATGCCATTGAGTATCTTCcagaaaatatatttcaaaagcTACCCAGATTAACCTGGTTAGATTTGAGAAATAACCGATTGAAAGAAATACCGAGTGGCGTTGCTAATCATCAATGTTTAGATACTATATTATTAGAAGATAACATGTTGGAAAGATTACCAAATGAATTGG GTCTTTGTCCAAATTTATTGGTGCTTCAAGTTCAAGGAAATCCTTTAGTTTATCCCCACAAAGAAATTCTTGAGAAAGGTGCATTAGCGACTTGTGAATATCTAAAAACGCAATTTGAACAAAAATCTAATCTACATACATCTTCGGAGTTATCACTTCCTTCCTCAACCACAGCGCATCATTCACAACCACTTCGTCGATTTGCAAACAGAAAAACAATAACCATTCaagaattattaagaaaagcaGCAATGGCAGCTAAAATGATGCGCAATGATAATCCTGTAATCACCGTAAAAGGTTTATCACCAAAAAACAGTATTTCAACCTCAATCCCAACGAAACCTAAACCTACTCCGATAGAAGAACCGCTTGAATTTAGAGTTAAAAAGAAACCGGTAAAGTTTTGTCCGAAAGCGTCGGTTAGTAATGCCTATTATAACAGTAATAAGTATTTAAATGTTAGAAAAGCCAAACCGAATAAAGAAAGAGTGATCGATCaacaaattaaagatttatggatggaaaaattaaaagagatctTGGAACAACAGGAACAATTGCTTCAACAAGAACGAAACTTAAAAGCTTTAAAATCGTGgagatttcaaaaaaatatggaaccTATTAGAAACACCGAGCGACCGAAACTTGAAGTTCCATATGATACCGATCCTGATTATGATAAGATGATTCAACGAGAAGATTTATATAAACAAGTTGATACAATCGTGCGAAAGAGAAGGCGATTTAGCAAAAACGTCGATATGACTAAGATGATAAGCGAACTTGTGGCTCAATTGAAAGAGTTGGAAGCACAAAATGAAGAAGCTAAGGAAAGGAAAGAATTGGAAAGAAGCAATGTTCCattg gAAGGTGAATCTACGGATAATGGCGCTGAAATGAGAGCTTATGAACTTGCAAGAGCggaaaatgaaataagaaag atATTAGATCttcacaaaaaagtaacaAACTTACAATCCATGAATGATACCGCACCATAA